In one window of Desulfurispora thermophila DSM 16022 DNA:
- a CDS encoding class I SAM-dependent methyltransferase — protein sequence MKQLFDDKAASYDAWYQTGAGRYVDRVEKEAIWAYLEPRAGMTVLDVGCGTGNYTLELARAGLKATGVDISSGMLAIAKAKAVAEGLAVEFIQADAVKLPFPDNCFDAVISVSALEFLPDLAAALRECYRVVKPGGRLVVGVIGRDSAWGRYYSAKAGRDPGSVFSRARLYTLDELMDAMPGGQIKARAVLFTPPDFDYTNEQLAREVESAAGRAGRTDGGFICAVAFK from the coding sequence ATGAAACAATTGTTTGATGACAAAGCCGCCAGTTATGATGCGTGGTACCAAACCGGTGCCGGCCGGTATGTGGACCGGGTGGAAAAGGAGGCCATCTGGGCCTACCTGGAGCCCCGGGCGGGAATGACTGTGCTGGATGTCGGGTGCGGTACGGGAAATTATACCCTGGAATTGGCCCGGGCCGGTTTAAAGGCTACCGGAGTGGATATTTCTTCCGGGATGCTGGCCATAGCGAAGGCCAAGGCCGTGGCGGAAGGGTTGGCGGTGGAATTTATTCAGGCGGACGCGGTAAAGCTACCTTTTCCGGATAATTGTTTTGATGCGGTGATATCCGTATCCGCGCTGGAATTCCTGCCCGACCTGGCCGCCGCCCTGCGGGAGTGTTACCGGGTGGTAAAACCGGGCGGCAGGCTGGTGGTGGGAGTAATCGGGCGGGACAGCGCCTGGGGCCGCTATTACTCCGCAAAGGCAGGCCGGGATCCCGGCAGTGTGTTCAGCCGGGCCAGGCTTTACACGCTGGATGAATTGATGGACGCCATGCCGGGCGGGCAGATCAAAGCACGGGCGGTGCTGTTCACGCCGCCGGACTTTGATTATACAAATGAACAGTTGGCGCGGGAGGTGGAAAGCGCCGCTGGCAGAGCCGGCCGCACGGATGGTGGTTTCATCTGCGCAGTGGCTTTCAAGTAA
- a CDS encoding 2-oxo acid dehydrogenase subunit E2, with amino-acid sequence MANIVLMPKLGLTMKKGRISGWLKNEGEWVNQGEPLLEVMTEKVNVKVESPFTGILYKILCDKGTTLPISVPIAVMAEEGDDEAVLQATVARAQADLAEALQASAGREEEKRKQKTRAVKPFTVFSGERKISPRAARLARQEGVDVSLLNGSGPGGRVVEEDVLAYLEQLRLHEEQNVIPIDGMRAVIAERMSASRKQAAHVTIMAEVDVTALRDVRNQLNAAGEGRVNFSYTDLLVKFTAEALTEYPMVNSRSSENEIFLPGSINIGVAVALENGLVVPNIKNAHRLSLEQISLKVKDLANRARNNELNPEDVENGTFTITNLGMFGAEGFTPIINRPETAILGVGIIRTKPAISGGKLEKRDFMMLSLSFDHRIIDGSLAAEFLSRLKEMLEDPYPWLQLQPQTVEELVIAAGGARTPRQLRAAYQNGIDRLMETAPDLVMGFSALTERIFFDDSALSSLHKELIAVALAVYIKCEYCIVAHIYKAMQLGATPEQVLEAAGVSVFFGGGAALAHVSTLVQESIEAFSKH; translated from the coding sequence ATGGCCAATATTGTCCTCATGCCCAAGTTGGGATTGACGATGAAAAAGGGCCGGATTTCCGGCTGGCTGAAAAACGAGGGCGAGTGGGTGAATCAGGGTGAACCCCTGCTGGAAGTGATGACGGAAAAGGTCAATGTCAAGGTGGAATCTCCCTTTACCGGCATATTGTATAAAATATTGTGCGACAAGGGCACCACTTTGCCCATTTCGGTGCCCATTGCGGTGATGGCGGAAGAGGGGGATGATGAAGCCGTTCTGCAGGCAACCGTGGCCAGGGCTCAGGCTGATTTGGCGGAAGCCCTGCAGGCCAGCGCAGGCAGGGAGGAGGAGAAAAGAAAGCAGAAAACCCGAGCGGTTAAGCCCTTTACGGTTTTTTCCGGTGAACGCAAGATTTCACCCCGCGCAGCCAGGCTGGCGCGCCAGGAAGGGGTGGATGTCAGTCTGCTCAACGGCTCCGGTCCGGGCGGCCGGGTGGTGGAGGAAGACGTCCTGGCCTATTTGGAACAGCTACGCTTGCACGAGGAGCAAAATGTTATTCCCATTGACGGCATGCGGGCGGTGATTGCCGAGAGAATGTCGGCCAGCCGGAAGCAGGCCGCCCATGTCACAATCATGGCCGAGGTGGACGTTACGGCCCTGCGGGACGTGCGCAACCAGCTCAATGCCGCCGGCGAGGGAAGAGTAAATTTTTCCTATACCGACTTGCTGGTTAAATTTACCGCCGAGGCGCTGACCGAATACCCCATGGTCAATTCCCGCAGCTCCGAGAATGAGATTTTCCTGCCCGGCAGCATCAACATAGGTGTGGCCGTGGCCCTGGAAAACGGTCTGGTAGTGCCCAACATCAAAAACGCCCACCGGCTTTCCCTGGAACAAATCTCGCTCAAGGTCAAGGATCTGGCAAACCGGGCCCGGAACAACGAGTTAAACCCGGAGGATGTGGAAAACGGCACTTTCACCATTACCAACCTGGGCATGTTTGGAGCGGAAGGATTTACCCCCATCATCAACCGCCCGGAAACCGCCATCCTGGGGGTGGGCATTATCCGCACCAAGCCCGCCATATCGGGTGGGAAGCTGGAAAAACGGGATTTTATGATGCTGAGTCTTTCCTTCGACCATAGAATTATTGATGGGTCGCTGGCCGCGGAGTTTTTGAGCAGGCTGAAGGAAATGCTGGAAGATCCATATCCATGGTTGCAGCTGCAACCGCAGACTGTCGAGGAGCTGGTTATTGCGGCGGGAGGTGCCAGAACGCCGCGGCAGTTGCGGGCGGCTTACCAGAACGGCATCGATAGACTGATGGAGACCGCACCCGATCTGGTGATGGGATTTTCCGCCCTCACGGAGAGGATCTTCTTTGACGACAGCGCATTATCCAGTCTGCACAAAGAACTGATTGCAGTGGCGCTGGCAGTATATATCAAGTGTGAGTATTGTATTGTCGCCCACATTTACAAAGCCATGCAGCTGGGGGCAACTCCGGAGCAGGTACTTGAAGCCGCCGGCGTGTCGGTGTTTTTCGGCGGCGGGGCAGCCCTGGCCCATGTTTCAACCCTGGTGCAGGAAAGCATTGAGGCCTTCAGTAAACATTGA
- a CDS encoding ATP-NAD kinase family protein: MHVGIIANPASGKDIRRLVAHATVFDNNEKVNLIRRVLLGLDSLGVQRVWFMPDYFGFYHKVMDGLGGQFRLTMQTGLLDMEMQANQDDSRRAAEMMAAAGVKCIITLGGDGTNRVVAKGAGNVPLLPVSTGTNNVFPVMVEGTVAGLAAGLVATGAVDPGQALIQTKKLIIRINGQPRDIALIDAVVLNDQFIGSRAVWEVERVRQVVATRGSATSIGFAAVVGGLRQIGVTDPVGMELVISTDEEDTRVYIRAAIGPGLIKRIPLSSYRLLNPGQVVPVLTIPCVIAVDGEREIQVNAGDTAEIELSLEGPRVVDIERTISMAVAMGIFRELVPPRFPPNHFDTT; the protein is encoded by the coding sequence TTGCATGTTGGCATAATCGCTAATCCTGCTTCCGGCAAGGATATTCGCAGGCTGGTGGCCCACGCCACGGTATTTGATAACAACGAGAAGGTGAACTTGATCAGGCGGGTGCTGCTGGGTCTGGATTCGCTGGGGGTGCAGCGGGTTTGGTTCATGCCTGACTATTTCGGGTTTTATCATAAGGTGATGGACGGTTTGGGAGGGCAATTCAGGCTGACCATGCAAACCGGTCTGCTGGATATGGAAATGCAGGCCAATCAGGATGACTCCCGGCGCGCGGCGGAAATGATGGCCGCCGCCGGAGTCAAATGCATCATTACTCTGGGCGGGGACGGCACCAACCGGGTGGTGGCCAAAGGTGCCGGGAACGTACCGCTCTTGCCGGTATCCACCGGCACCAACAACGTGTTTCCCGTCATGGTGGAGGGAACTGTGGCCGGGCTGGCCGCTGGACTGGTAGCCACGGGTGCTGTGGATCCCGGGCAGGCTTTGATACAAACCAAAAAGTTGATTATTCGTATCAATGGCCAGCCGAGGGACATTGCTTTAATCGATGCGGTGGTGCTCAATGACCAGTTCATCGGGTCACGGGCGGTTTGGGAAGTGGAAAGAGTCAGGCAGGTGGTGGCCACCCGGGGGTCGGCCACCAGCATCGGCTTTGCCGCGGTGGTGGGTGGTCTCCGTCAGATTGGTGTAACAGATCCTGTGGGCATGGAATTGGTTATAAGCACGGACGAAGAGGATACCAGGGTGTATATCAGGGCGGCCATTGGTCCCGGCTTGATTAAACGCATTCCCCTGAGCAGTTATCGTTTGCTGAATCCGGGGCAGGTTGTTCCGGTTTTAACCATCCCCTGTGTCATAGCTGTGGACGGAGAGCGGGAAATCCAGGTCAATGCAGGGGATACAGCGGAAATCGAGCTTTCCCTGGAAGGTCCCCGGGTGGTGGACATTGAACGCACGATAAGTATGGCAGTCGCTATGGGTATTTTCCGGGAATTGGTACCACCCCGGTTTCCCCCCAACCATTTTGACACAACGTAA
- a CDS encoding alpha-ketoacid dehydrogenase subunit beta, which yields MLEMTYSQAINAALREEMRRDSRVFILGEDVGVFGGCFGVTAGLYEEFGPERVLDTPISETAIIGSAVGAAAAGLRPVPEIMFMDFMTVCMDEFFNQAAKMRYMFGGKARVPLTLRTVCGAGLGAAAQHSQSLEAWFVHMPGVKVVMPSTPADAKGLLAASIRDDNPVIFIEHKMLYGISGPVPEGEYTIPLGKADIKREGRDVTVVATSAMVHRALAAAETLAGEGIEVEVVDPRTLVPFDKETLLRSVEKTGRLVIVHEAVKTGGIGGEIAAIVAEEGFDFLDAPIKRVAAPFTPVPFSPPLEAAYIPDENKIIQAIREIV from the coding sequence ATGCTGGAAATGACTTATTCCCAGGCTATCAACGCTGCGCTGCGGGAGGAAATGAGACGGGACAGCCGGGTTTTTATCCTGGGCGAAGATGTGGGAGTGTTTGGCGGCTGTTTTGGCGTTACGGCGGGGCTGTATGAGGAATTCGGACCAGAGCGGGTGCTGGATACCCCCATTTCCGAAACCGCCATTATCGGCAGCGCTGTGGGCGCAGCCGCGGCTGGTTTGCGGCCGGTGCCGGAAATCATGTTTATGGATTTTATGACGGTGTGCATGGATGAGTTTTTCAACCAGGCGGCCAAGATGAGGTACATGTTCGGCGGCAAAGCCAGGGTGCCCCTGACCCTGCGCACGGTTTGCGGTGCCGGGCTGGGGGCGGCCGCCCAGCATTCGCAGAGCCTGGAGGCCTGGTTTGTCCACATGCCCGGGGTCAAAGTGGTCATGCCTTCCACTCCGGCCGATGCCAAGGGGTTGCTGGCAGCCTCCATTCGGGATGACAACCCGGTTATCTTCATTGAACACAAAATGTTGTACGGAATTTCCGGGCCGGTGCCCGAAGGAGAATATACTATTCCCCTGGGCAAGGCCGATATCAAGCGGGAGGGCCGGGATGTAACTGTGGTTGCCACCTCGGCGATGGTGCACAGGGCGCTGGCTGCGGCGGAGACACTGGCGGGGGAAGGGATTGAAGTTGAGGTGGTGGATCCCAGGACCCTGGTGCCCTTTGACAAGGAGACTCTGCTGCGTTCTGTGGAAAAAACCGGTCGTCTGGTCATTGTCCATGAGGCGGTCAAAACGGGAGGGATTGGTGGCGAAATAGCCGCCATCGTGGCCGAAGAGGGTTTTGATTTCCTGGATGCCCCCATCAAGCGTGTGGCGGCTCCCTTCACGCCTGTTCCATTCAGCCCGCCGCTGGAAGCTGCCTATATTCCCGATGAGAATAAGATAATTCAGGCTATTAGAGAAATTGTGTAG
- a CDS encoding DUF6506 family protein, with translation MLKAAFIFVAPGAQPDVHRAVVQTPEVELTVVGVNNYQAAEKITRQLVSEGIKAIELCGGFGHAGAARVARAAGEGVAVGVVRFDHHPGLNGISGDSLFDV, from the coding sequence ATGCTGAAAGCGGCGTTTATTTTTGTAGCTCCAGGTGCGCAACCGGATGTGCACAGGGCGGTGGTGCAAACACCGGAAGTGGAGTTGACAGTGGTGGGTGTAAATAATTATCAAGCGGCAGAAAAAATTACCCGGCAACTGGTGTCCGAAGGGATCAAGGCCATAGAACTATGTGGCGGGTTTGGACATGCCGGTGCAGCCAGAGTGGCCCGGGCGGCCGGTGAAGGGGTGGCTGTTGGCGTGGTGCGGTTTGATCATCACCCTGGCCTGAACGGCATTAGCGGCGACAGTCTTTTTGACGTATAA
- the lipA gene encoding lipoyl synthase yields the protein MKEAPNQNTTRFPPALVLDLGTVAYSPALELQRGLQQLRIAGKIPDCLVLLEHPPTLTLGRAGCMNDILVSPDWLEREGFGVYHVERGGGVTYHGPGQLVGYPILDLNNYQRDVHLLVHKLEEVIIRVLDAFGIAGRRKDGLPGVWVGNAKIASIGIAVQKWVTMHGFALNVHTNPEHFQIIHPCGMRGVAMVSLRQLLERPVGMQDVKNRVVEEMAAVFGWRQVLPGHPAVQQLLGATGREAGQWRPGWLTVPSPTSESLEQLTRLLKPGNLQTVCREARCPNVAECWGMGTATFMILGNICTRNCRFCAVQKGKPGAPDPAEPRALAETVKAMGLRNVVITSVTRDDLPDGGASHFAAVISAVRELNPTATVEVLVPDFKGLENALAAVVAARPEVLGHNLETVPRLYGQVRPRADYHRSLWLLKKAKSLSPQMIIKSGIMVGLGEEPDEVLAVLDDLRMAGCEHVTIGQYLSPTPGHLPVQGFVTPFMFDWYREQCLSKGFKRADCGALVRSSYHAGPVN from the coding sequence TTGAAAGAAGCGCCCAATCAGAACACGACAAGATTTCCGCCGGCGCTGGTGTTGGATCTGGGTACCGTGGCGTACTCCCCTGCCCTGGAACTCCAACGCGGGTTGCAGCAGTTGAGGATTGCCGGAAAAATACCCGATTGCCTGGTTTTGCTGGAGCACCCGCCCACGTTAACACTGGGCCGGGCGGGTTGCATGAACGATATCCTGGTCTCTCCAGACTGGCTGGAGCGGGAGGGTTTTGGCGTTTACCACGTGGAGCGGGGCGGCGGCGTCACATATCACGGCCCCGGCCAGCTGGTGGGATACCCCATACTGGATTTAAATAACTATCAGAGGGATGTGCACTTGCTGGTGCACAAACTGGAAGAGGTCATTATCCGTGTGCTGGATGCTTTCGGCATCGCCGGGCGGCGGAAAGACGGCCTTCCGGGGGTCTGGGTGGGGAATGCCAAAATAGCCAGCATTGGCATAGCCGTGCAAAAGTGGGTTACGATGCACGGCTTTGCCCTCAATGTCCATACCAATCCGGAACATTTCCAGATCATCCATCCCTGCGGCATGCGGGGGGTGGCAATGGTTTCCCTGCGCCAGCTGTTGGAGCGACCCGTGGGTATGCAGGATGTAAAAAACCGGGTTGTTGAGGAGATGGCGGCAGTTTTTGGCTGGCGGCAGGTTCTCCCCGGCCATCCGGCAGTTCAGCAACTGCTTGGCGCCACAGGCAGGGAAGCCGGCCAATGGCGGCCGGGCTGGCTGACCGTACCCTCTCCCACATCCGAGTCATTGGAACAGCTTACCCGCTTGCTCAAGCCGGGTAATTTACAAACCGTTTGCCGGGAAGCCCGGTGTCCCAATGTGGCGGAGTGTTGGGGCATGGGTACAGCCACTTTTATGATCCTGGGGAATATTTGCACCCGCAATTGCCGGTTTTGTGCGGTGCAAAAAGGCAAACCCGGCGCCCCGGACCCCGCTGAGCCGCGCGCCCTGGCGGAAACGGTAAAAGCGATGGGCTTAAGGAATGTAGTGATCACATCGGTGACCAGGGACGATCTTCCGGACGGTGGGGCGAGTCATTTTGCGGCGGTGATCAGCGCTGTGCGGGAGCTTAATCCCACCGCCACGGTGGAGGTGCTGGTGCCTGATTTTAAAGGCTTAGAAAATGCCCTCGCCGCTGTTGTTGCCGCCCGCCCCGAGGTGCTGGGCCACAATCTGGAAACCGTACCCCGCCTTTACGGGCAGGTTCGCCCCCGGGCAGATTACCATCGTTCGCTGTGGCTCCTGAAGAAGGCCAAAAGTTTATCTCCCCAAATGATTATCAAAAGCGGTATCATGGTGGGGCTGGGCGAGGAGCCGGATGAGGTGCTGGCAGTGTTGGACGACCTGCGCATGGCAGGTTGTGAGCACGTCACCATCGGCCAGTACCTGTCGCCCACGCCCGGACATCTGCCGGTGCAGGGTTTTGTGACACCGTTCATGTTTGATTGGTACAGAGAGCAATGCCTGAGCAAAGGATTCAAAAGGGCGGACTGCGGAGCGTTGGTGCGCAGTTCCTACCACGCTGGCCCGGTGAATTGA
- the pdhA gene encoding pyruvate dehydrogenase (acetyl-transferring) E1 component subunit alpha yields the protein MVLSKEQMLDMYRKMQLIREFEETVAKLFSQGQIPGFVHLYVGEEAVAVGVCSNLNDKDYIASTHRGHGHGIARGASVNKMMAEIFGKMDGYCKGKGGSMHIADVELGFLGANGIVGAGLPLAAGAAFANKYLNNNGVAVCFFGDGASNRATFHEALNLASIWKLPVIFVCENNMYGISMCQKRHQNIADVADRAVAYGIPGVSVDGNDLMAVYEATAEAVKRARAGDGPTLIECKTYRYRGHFEGDACVYRCEEEVNEWKKKCPIQRFAARLTEMNIASREELEAIHREVKEQIEQAVEFARQSPYPDVSELTTDVYCD from the coding sequence ATGGTGCTGAGCAAGGAACAGATGCTCGATATGTACCGGAAAATGCAGCTGATTCGCGAATTCGAGGAAACCGTAGCCAAACTTTTCTCCCAGGGGCAGATCCCCGGTTTCGTACACCTGTACGTGGGGGAGGAGGCTGTGGCGGTGGGCGTTTGCAGCAATTTAAATGATAAGGACTACATTGCCAGCACACACCGGGGGCACGGCCACGGCATAGCGAGAGGTGCCTCGGTGAACAAAATGATGGCCGAGATATTCGGCAAGATGGACGGCTACTGCAAAGGCAAAGGAGGTTCTATGCACATTGCCGATGTGGAGCTGGGTTTTCTGGGAGCCAACGGGATTGTGGGTGCCGGTCTTCCCCTGGCTGCGGGAGCCGCTTTTGCAAACAAGTATTTGAATAACAACGGGGTGGCTGTTTGCTTTTTCGGGGACGGCGCCTCCAACCGCGCTACCTTCCATGAGGCCTTGAATCTGGCCAGCATCTGGAAGCTCCCGGTTATTTTCGTCTGTGAAAATAACATGTATGGCATTTCCATGTGTCAAAAACGGCACCAGAACATTGCCGATGTGGCGGACAGGGCTGTGGCATACGGCATTCCGGGCGTCAGCGTGGATGGCAATGACCTGATGGCGGTTTATGAGGCAACCGCCGAAGCGGTGAAACGCGCCCGGGCGGGGGACGGCCCCACCCTGATTGAATGCAAAACCTATCGCTATCGCGGGCACTTCGAGGGGGATGCGTGTGTTTACCGGTGCGAAGAAGAGGTGAATGAGTGGAAGAAAAAGTGCCCCATCCAGCGCTTTGCCGCCAGGCTGACGGAAATGAACATAGCCAGCCGGGAAGAGCTGGAGGCAATCCACAGGGAGGTCAAGGAACAGATTGAGCAGGCCGTTGAGTTCGCCCGGCAGAGCCCCTACCCAGATGTTTCCGAATTGACTACCGATGTTTACTGTGACTAG
- a CDS encoding acetoacetate--CoA ligase, whose protein sequence is MSQLLWQPTPEQIAASNMTAFMQYVNRKYQLFIQDYNQLYQWSIDRPADFWAAMWEFGGVIFSRPYSRVVTDLDKMPGARWFLDARLNFAQNLLRYRDEQTALIFQGEGRPAEKISYAGLYDLVSRTARALEALGVKQGDRVVGFMPNMIQTVVAMLAATSLGAIWSSCSPDFGIKGVLDRFGQIAPKVLFTADGYFYGGKVFDSLERVRGLLPELPSIEKVVVVPYAQPEPDLCALPGAVLWEDFLAPHPAGEMEFVQLPFDHPLYIMYSSGTTGIPKCIVHGAGGTLIQHLKELLLHTDLKRSDTIFYYTTCGWMMWNWLVSSLAVGATVVLYDGSPFHPHPGALFEMAEKQGITVFGTSAKYLAAVEKEGVRPGKQYDLSALRAVLSTGSPLSIESFYYVYREIKPDLQLASISGGTDIISCFALGNPTGPVYAGQLQCRGLGMKVEAFDEQGRSVLGQKGELVCTMPFPSMPLGFWNDPEGKKYRAAYFDYYPNVWRHGDYVEITPQNGVIIYGRSDATLNPGGVRIGTAEIYRQVETLPEVLDSIVVGQDWQGDVRVILFVKLAPGVELTEELQHKIRRTIRENTTPRHVPAKILTVPDIPYTINGKKVELAVRNVIHGQPVLNQDALANPEALAYFAGRTELES, encoded by the coding sequence GTGAGCCAGCTTTTGTGGCAGCCCACGCCCGAGCAGATCGCCGCCAGTAACATGACCGCCTTCATGCAATATGTAAACAGAAAGTATCAACTGTTTATACAGGATTACAACCAGCTCTACCAGTGGTCCATCGACCGGCCCGCCGACTTCTGGGCGGCCATGTGGGAATTTGGCGGAGTCATTTTTTCCCGGCCCTACAGCCGGGTGGTGACCGACCTGGACAAAATGCCCGGGGCGCGCTGGTTTTTGGACGCCCGGCTCAATTTCGCCCAGAACCTGCTGCGCTACCGCGACGAGCAAACCGCCCTGATTTTCCAGGGCGAAGGCCGCCCGGCGGAGAAAATCAGCTACGCCGGGCTGTACGACCTGGTCTCCCGCACCGCCCGGGCGCTTGAGGCGCTGGGCGTAAAGCAGGGGGACAGGGTGGTGGGCTTCATGCCCAACATGATCCAGACCGTGGTGGCCATGCTGGCCGCCACCAGCCTGGGGGCCATCTGGTCCTCCTGCTCGCCCGATTTCGGCATCAAGGGCGTGCTGGACCGCTTCGGCCAGATCGCCCCCAAAGTGCTGTTCACCGCCGACGGCTACTTTTACGGCGGCAAGGTCTTCGACTCGCTGGAGCGGGTGCGGGGCCTGTTGCCCGAACTGCCTTCCATTGAAAAGGTGGTGGTGGTGCCTTATGCCCAGCCCGAACCCGACCTGTGCGCTCTGCCGGGAGCCGTGCTCTGGGAGGATTTCCTGGCCCCCCACCCGGCGGGCGAAATGGAGTTTGTCCAGCTGCCCTTCGACCACCCGCTGTACATCATGTATTCCTCGGGCACCACGGGCATCCCCAAATGCATCGTACACGGGGCCGGTGGCACACTGATCCAGCATTTAAAAGAGCTCCTGCTGCACACCGACCTGAAGCGCAGCGACACCATTTTCTACTACACCACCTGCGGCTGGATGATGTGGAACTGGCTGGTCAGTTCCCTGGCCGTGGGCGCCACCGTGGTGCTGTACGACGGCTCGCCCTTTCACCCCCACCCCGGCGCCCTGTTTGAAATGGCCGAAAAGCAGGGGATCACGGTCTTCGGCACCAGTGCCAAATACCTGGCCGCGGTGGAAAAGGAGGGCGTGCGGCCGGGCAAACAATACGACCTGTCCGCCCTGCGGGCCGTGCTCTCCACCGGCTCACCGCTTTCCATTGAGAGCTTTTACTACGTCTACCGGGAGATCAAGCCGGATTTGCAACTGGCCTCCATATCGGGCGGCACCGACATCATCTCCTGCTTCGCCCTGGGCAACCCCACCGGGCCGGTCTACGCCGGACAACTGCAGTGCCGCGGCCTGGGCATGAAGGTGGAAGCCTTTGACGAGCAGGGGCGCAGTGTGCTGGGTCAAAAGGGCGAGCTGGTCTGCACCATGCCCTTCCCCTCCATGCCCCTGGGCTTCTGGAACGACCCGGAGGGCAAAAAATACCGCGCCGCCTACTTCGACTATTACCCCAACGTCTGGCGGCACGGCGATTATGTGGAAATTACCCCCCAGAATGGCGTAATCATCTACGGGCGCTCCGACGCCACCCTCAACCCGGGCGGCGTGCGCATCGGCACGGCCGAGATCTACCGCCAGGTGGAAACCCTGCCCGAAGTGCTGGACAGCATTGTGGTGGGCCAGGACTGGCAGGGCGATGTGCGGGTGATCCTGTTTGTCAAGCTGGCCCCCGGTGTGGAACTGACCGAGGAACTGCAGCACAAAATCCGCCGCACCATCCGGGAGAACACCACTCCCCGCCATGTGCCGGCCAAAATCCTCACCGTGCCCGACATACCCTACACCATCAACGGCAAAAAGGTGGAGCTGGCGGTGCGCAACGTGATCCACGGCCAGCCCGTGCTCAACCAGGACGCCCTGGCCAATCCCGAAGCCCTGGCCTACTTCGCCGGCCGGACCGAGCTGGAGAGCTGA
- a CDS encoding sigma-54-dependent Fis family transcriptional regulator produces the protein MSGAPELKARKRLEKHWEQFINFGQLDQKLMNSPIFASWQRCKQAAVNPIGGVCHRILAQDHLERILECNMPLLKAATPVIESIYYTVRGSGFMVVLVNAEGIVLKTMGDSQALRNAELLKFFRGADWTEQSVGTNAIGTCLATGVPIQVSGAEHFCTGHHAWTCSAAPIRGPAGQILGCLDMSGPYDKMHPHTLGMIVAAALAIEGQLAKEFANNNNSCCSRVQILRPNHMFVDPKPAETSASRAPHIIGKSPQMRAVIELAERAAACPTTVLLLGESGTGKEVLARAIHQASRRSSGPFIPVNCASMPAGLVQSELFGYSDGAFTGARRGGQPGKFELADGGTLFLDEIGDMPLEMQASLLRVLQEKTVTRVGGKKAIPVDVRVIAATNKDLHQEVRKGNFRQDLYYRINVMTIEIPPLREREGDLELLMAYYLNELTVMLGKKISHIDPAAREILLNYHWPGNVRELANVLEQAIIVADEDVIMVRHLPRYIFSARHAVGSSISRISTLEQVEKSAIEEALARCKGNISRAAQELGIGRNTLYSKIKKYGIRL, from the coding sequence ATGTCCGGTGCGCCTGAACTGAAGGCAAGAAAAAGGCTGGAAAAACACTGGGAACAGTTCATCAACTTTGGCCAACTCGACCAAAAGCTTATGAACAGCCCGATTTTCGCTTCCTGGCAAAGGTGCAAGCAGGCCGCCGTCAATCCCATCGGTGGTGTTTGCCACCGCATTCTGGCGCAAGACCACCTGGAGCGGATCCTGGAATGCAACATGCCACTGCTTAAAGCGGCAACACCGGTGATTGAGTCTATTTATTACACTGTTCGGGGTTCCGGCTTCATGGTGGTACTGGTTAATGCGGAAGGGATTGTTTTAAAAACCATGGGAGACAGCCAGGCGCTGCGTAATGCCGAACTCCTGAAATTTTTCCGCGGTGCCGATTGGACCGAGCAATCGGTGGGTACAAACGCCATCGGTACCTGCCTGGCCACCGGCGTTCCCATTCAGGTATCGGGAGCCGAGCATTTTTGTACCGGCCATCACGCCTGGACTTGTTCTGCCGCACCGATTCGCGGTCCCGCAGGGCAAATTTTGGGCTGCCTGGACATGTCCGGCCCGTACGATAAAATGCACCCCCATACCCTGGGCATGATTGTCGCTGCAGCTCTGGCCATTGAGGGCCAATTGGCTAAAGAGTTTGCCAACAATAATAACAGTTGCTGCAGCAGGGTGCAGATCCTGCGCCCCAACCATATGTTTGTTGATCCGAAACCGGCTGAAACAAGTGCTTCGCGCGCTCCCCACATCATCGGCAAGAGTCCCCAAATGCGTGCGGTCATTGAGCTTGCCGAGCGGGCTGCCGCCTGCCCCACCACCGTCTTGCTCCTGGGGGAGAGCGGCACCGGTAAGGAAGTATTGGCCAGGGCAATTCACCAGGCCAGCAGGCGCAGCAGCGGGCCGTTTATTCCCGTGAACTGTGCCTCAATGCCCGCCGGGCTGGTTCAGAGCGAACTTTTCGGCTATAGCGACGGAGCCTTTACCGGTGCCAGGCGCGGGGGACAACCCGGTAAATTTGAACTGGCCGATGGGGGAACGCTTTTCCTGGATGAAATTGGGGACATGCCTTTAGAAATGCAGGCCAGTCTTCTCCGGGTGTTGCAGGAGAAAACGGTGACCCGGGTGGGCGGCAAAAAAGCAATTCCGGTGGATGTGAGGGTCATTGCCGCCACCAACAAGGATTTGCACCAGGAGGTCCGCAAAGGTAATTTCCGCCAGGATCTGTATTACCGCATCAATGTTATGACCATTGAAATACCTCCCTTAAGAGAACGGGAGGGAGATCTTGAACTATTGATGGCATATTATCTCAATGAATTGACTGTTATGCTGGGCAAAAAAATCAGCCACATCGACCCTGCTGCCAGGGAAATATTGCTTAATTATCATTGGCCGGGTAATGTGAGAGAGCTGGCCAATGTACTGGAGCAAGCCATAATTGTGGCCGATGAAGATGTGATCATGGTGCGACACCTGCCCCGCTATATTTTCAGTGCCCGGCACGCGGTGGGTTCAAGCATAAGCCGGATTTCTACACTGGAGCAGGTGGAAAAAAGCGCTATTGAGGAAGCCCTGGCCCGCTGCAAGGGGAACATTTCCAGGGCGGCGCAGGAGTTGGGTATCGGTCGCAACACGTTGTACAGCAAAATAAAAAAATATGGCATCCGGCTTTGA